Proteins found in one Butyricicoccus intestinisimiae genomic segment:
- the mutS gene encoding DNA mismatch repair protein MutS, which yields MAELTPMMRQYFEIKNQNKDGILLYRLGDFYEMFYDDAKIASKELDLVLTGKNCGQEERAPMCGIPFHSCESYIAKLVKNGHKVFICEQTEDPKKAKGLVRREIIRTITPGTVIEASMLQEDCNNYIASVYFGVGGVGICFADITTGEILATDMSGEEMTIYTMNEIGRFTPKEVLLNPAAADDGALVDFLHEHMDSGLERMTEEQYDYAACEQLVRRQFAASAEPTIFTDHPMIVCAVGALLRYLMDTQQSDLSNLDTLQLYYQGQYLELDLNARRNLELFETMRTKEKRGSLLWVLDHTKTAMGARMLRQWMSKPLRSPNQIAQRQKAVGELKDDLVRRTALADELRQMFDIERLIGRIVYGTANCRDMRSMFATLEHVPEIRIQLAQCQSSMLQVLCESMDELQDIKQLIDAAIVDDPPFSLREGGFIQNGYSEELDKLRDIASGGKGSIAAIEEREREATGIAKLKVGYNRVFGYYIEVARSLADKVPAHYVRKQTLANAERYITDELKQYENTVLQAQERITDLEYQLFTEVREQISAAVHRIQITAQTLAQTDVLCALAEVADLYQYCCPEVEYSPVIDIKDGRHPVVERMLRDTMFIANDTLLDDKANRIAVITGPNMAGKSTYMRQVALITIMAQMGSFVPAKSARIGIADRVFTRVGASDDLASGQSTFMVEMSEVADILTHATRFSLVILDEIGRGTSTFDGMSIARAVVEYIADPKKIGARTLFATHYHELTALEDLMDGVKNYNIAVKKRGEDITFLRKIVPGGADDSYGIAVAKLAGVPKPVLRRAKAILKDLEAHAPKIEVREVEEEEEPQMSLTNYRSDDVAEKLRGVNVNTMTPIEALNLVFELQKMVE from the coding sequence ATGGCTGAACTTACGCCGATGATGCGGCAGTATTTTGAAATTAAAAATCAGAACAAAGACGGCATTTTATTGTATCGCCTCGGTGATTTCTATGAAATGTTCTATGATGACGCCAAGATTGCATCCAAAGAGCTGGACTTGGTTCTGACCGGAAAAAACTGCGGACAGGAGGAACGGGCGCCGATGTGCGGCATTCCGTTTCATTCCTGCGAGAGCTACATTGCCAAACTGGTAAAAAACGGTCACAAGGTATTTATCTGTGAGCAGACCGAGGACCCCAAAAAGGCAAAGGGACTTGTGCGGCGCGAAATCATCCGCACGATTACACCGGGCACGGTCATTGAGGCGTCTATGCTGCAGGAGGACTGCAACAATTATATTGCGTCGGTTTATTTCGGCGTCGGGGGCGTGGGTATTTGCTTTGCGGATATTACAACCGGCGAGATACTCGCAACCGATATGTCCGGAGAAGAGATGACCATTTACACAATGAACGAAATCGGTCGGTTTACGCCGAAAGAAGTGCTGCTCAATCCGGCAGCGGCGGATGACGGCGCATTGGTCGATTTTTTGCATGAACACATGGATTCCGGCTTGGAGCGCATGACGGAGGAGCAGTATGATTATGCGGCATGCGAACAGCTGGTGCGCAGGCAGTTTGCCGCCAGCGCAGAGCCGACGATTTTTACCGACCATCCGATGATTGTGTGTGCCGTTGGTGCCCTGCTGCGCTATCTGATGGACACCCAACAGTCGGACCTGTCCAATTTGGACACGCTGCAGCTGTACTATCAGGGACAGTATCTCGAGCTGGATCTCAATGCCAGACGCAATTTGGAGCTGTTTGAGACCATGCGCACCAAGGAAAAGCGCGGCTCGCTGCTGTGGGTGCTCGATCACACCAAGACGGCGATGGGCGCACGTATGCTGCGCCAGTGGATGAGCAAGCCGCTGCGCAGTCCCAACCAGATTGCACAGAGACAAAAGGCAGTCGGCGAGCTGAAGGACGATCTGGTGCGCCGCACGGCGCTTGCCGATGAGCTGCGCCAGATGTTTGACATCGAACGTCTGATTGGACGCATTGTGTACGGAACAGCCAACTGCCGCGACATGCGCAGCATGTTTGCCACGCTGGAGCATGTGCCGGAAATTCGCATCCAGCTGGCACAGTGCCAGTCCTCGATGCTGCAGGTGCTGTGCGAGTCGATGGATGAGCTGCAGGATATTAAACAGCTCATTGACGCGGCGATTGTAGACGATCCGCCGTTTTCTCTGCGTGAGGGCGGCTTTATTCAGAACGGATACAGCGAAGAACTGGACAAGCTGCGCGACATCGCGTCCGGCGGCAAGGGCTCGATTGCGGCGATTGAAGAGCGCGAGCGCGAGGCAACCGGCATCGCCAAGCTGAAAGTGGGCTATAACCGCGTCTTTGGCTATTATATTGAAGTTGCGCGTTCGCTGGCGGATAAAGTGCCGGCACATTACGTGCGCAAGCAGACGCTCGCCAACGCGGAGCGATATATTACAGACGAGCTCAAGCAGTACGAAAATACCGTCCTGCAGGCACAGGAGCGCATCACAGATCTGGAATATCAGTTGTTTACCGAGGTGCGGGAACAGATTTCCGCCGCGGTGCACCGCATTCAGATTACCGCGCAGACGCTGGCACAGACTGATGTGCTGTGCGCGCTGGCGGAAGTGGCGGATTTGTATCAGTATTGCTGTCCGGAGGTAGAATATTCTCCGGTCATTGACATCAAGGACGGCAGACATCCGGTTGTCGAACGCATGCTGCGCGATACCATGTTTATCGCCAATGATACACTGCTGGATGACAAAGCCAATCGCATCGCCGTTATCACCGGACCGAATATGGCGGGCAAATCGACGTATATGCGTCAGGTCGCTTTGATTACGATTATGGCGCAGATGGGTTCGTTTGTTCCGGCAAAATCGGCGCGCATCGGCATCGCAGACCGTGTGTTTACGCGTGTCGGCGCATCGGATGATTTGGCGAGCGGACAGTCGACCTTTATGGTCGAGATGAGCGAAGTGGCGGATATTTTGACGCATGCAACCCGATTCAGCTTGGTCATCCTCGATGAGATTGGCCGCGGCACGTCGACGTTTGACGGCATGAGCATTGCGCGTGCGGTTGTGGAATACATCGCAGACCCGAAGAAAATCGGCGCGCGCACCCTGTTTGCCACGCATTATCATGAGCTGACTGCGCTGGAAGACTTGATGGACGGCGTCAAGAACTACAACATCGCGGTGAAAAAACGCGGCGAGGACATTACGTTTTTGCGCAAGATTGTTCCGGGCGGTGCGGATGACAGCTACGGCATTGCCGTGGCAAAGCTGGCGGGCGTTCCGAAGCCGGTGCTGCGCCGCGCAAAGGCGATTTTGAAGGATCTGGAGGCACATGCGCCGAAAATCGAGGTGCGTGAGGTCGAGGAGGAAGAAGAACCGCAGATGTCGCTGACGAATTACCGCTCGGACGATGTGGCGGAAAAGCTGCGCGGCGTCAATGTCAATACGATGACGCCGATTGAAGCGCTCAATCTTGTCTTTGAGCTGCAGAAGATGGTGGAATAA